A single genomic interval of Streptomyces showdoensis harbors:
- a CDS encoding TrmH family RNA methyltransferase — protein MAELITIDDPDDPRLSDYTGLTDVELRRRREPAEGLFIAEGEKVIRRAKQAGYEMRSMLLSAKWVDVMRDVIDEVPAPVYAVQPDLAERVTGYHVHRGALASMQRKPLPDATELLGTARRVAVMESVNDHTNIGAIFRSAAALGMDAVLLSPDCADPLYRRSVKVSMGAVFSVPYARLDTWPRGLEAVREAGFKLLALTPADRATSIDEAAPHRLDRVALMLGAEGEGLSTQALRAADEWVRIPMAHGVDSLNVGAAAAVAFYAVTSGRPQP, from the coding sequence GTGGCCGAACTCATCACGATCGACGACCCCGACGACCCCCGCCTGAGCGATTACACCGGACTGACCGACGTCGAGCTCCGCCGCAGGCGCGAGCCGGCCGAGGGCCTGTTCATCGCCGAGGGCGAGAAGGTCATCCGCCGCGCCAAGCAGGCGGGGTACGAGATGCGGTCGATGCTGCTCTCCGCGAAGTGGGTCGACGTCATGCGGGACGTCATCGACGAGGTACCGGCGCCCGTGTACGCGGTGCAGCCGGACCTCGCCGAGCGCGTGACGGGCTACCACGTGCACCGCGGCGCGCTGGCGTCGATGCAGCGCAAGCCGCTGCCGGACGCGACGGAGCTGCTGGGCACGGCCCGCCGGGTCGCGGTGATGGAGTCGGTCAACGACCACACCAACATCGGCGCCATCTTCCGCAGCGCCGCCGCGCTCGGCATGGACGCGGTGCTGCTCTCCCCGGACTGCGCGGACCCGCTGTACCGCCGTTCGGTGAAGGTCTCGATGGGCGCGGTGTTCTCGGTCCCGTACGCCCGCCTGGACACCTGGCCGCGCGGCCTGGAGGCGGTCAGGGAGGCGGGCTTCAAGCTGCTCGCGCTGACGCCCGCGGACCGGGCCACGTCGATCGACGAGGCCGCCCCGCACCGGCTCGACCGGGTGGCGCTGATGCTGGGCGCGGAGGGGGAGGGCCTGTCGACGCAGGCGCTGCGCGCGGCGGACGAGTGGGTCCGCATCCCGATGGCGCACGGTGTGGACTCGCTGAACGTGGGCGCGGCGGCGGCGGTGGCCTTCTACGCGGTGACGAGCGGCCGCCCGCAGCCCTGA
- a CDS encoding serine/threonine-protein kinase, with protein MAMMRLRREDPRIVGSFRLHRRLGAGGMGVVYLGSDRRGQRVALKVIRPDLAEDQEFRSRFAREVSAARRIRGGCTARLVAADLEAERPWFATQYVPGPSLHDRVAEEGSLRAADVAAIGAALSEGLVAVHEAGVVHRDLKPSNILLSPKGPRIIDFGIAWATGASTLTHVGTAVGSPGFLAPEQVRGAAVTPATDVFSLGATLAYAAMGDSPFGHGSSEVMLYRVVHEEPQLHGVPDALAPLVRACLAKDPEERPSTLQLSMRLKEIAAREAQGLPAATRPPGQRDRERERGDERNTVRPGAMRPTERYTERTAERHGERSNAERQVDRVTERSTGTQGRAGAARPSSSRGGGPHSRPGTRPGARSTSTGRRPANPRLLRQRLFVFVVVTLIVALGIAAAQALQG; from the coding sequence ATGGCGATGATGCGGCTCCGGCGCGAGGACCCGCGGATCGTCGGGTCGTTCCGGCTCCACCGCAGGCTCGGAGCCGGCGGAATGGGAGTCGTGTACCTCGGCTCCGACCGGCGCGGGCAGCGCGTCGCCCTCAAGGTCATCCGGCCCGACCTCGCCGAGGACCAGGAGTTCCGGTCCCGCTTCGCCCGCGAGGTCTCCGCCGCCCGGCGCATCCGCGGCGGCTGCACGGCCCGGCTCGTCGCCGCCGACCTGGAAGCCGAGCGCCCCTGGTTCGCCACCCAGTACGTCCCCGGGCCCTCCCTGCACGACCGGGTCGCCGAAGAGGGCTCCCTGCGGGCCGCCGACGTCGCCGCCATCGGGGCCGCCCTCTCCGAAGGGCTCGTCGCCGTCCACGAGGCCGGGGTCGTCCACCGCGACCTCAAGCCCTCCAACATTCTGCTGTCGCCCAAGGGCCCCCGCATCATCGACTTCGGCATCGCCTGGGCGACCGGGGCCAGCACCCTCACCCACGTCGGGACCGCGGTCGGCTCCCCCGGCTTCCTCGCGCCCGAGCAGGTGCGCGGCGCCGCCGTCACCCCCGCGACCGACGTCTTCTCGCTCGGCGCCACCCTCGCGTACGCCGCCATGGGCGACTCCCCCTTCGGACACGGCAGCTCCGAGGTCATGCTCTACCGGGTCGTGCACGAGGAGCCGCAGCTCCACGGCGTCCCCGACGCGCTGGCCCCGCTCGTCCGCGCCTGCCTCGCGAAGGATCCGGAGGAACGTCCCAGCACCCTCCAGCTGTCCATGCGGCTCAAGGAGATCGCCGCCCGCGAGGCACAGGGGCTGCCCGCGGCCACCCGGCCGCCCGGGCAGCGGGACCGGGAGCGCGAGCGGGGCGACGAGCGCAACACCGTCCGGCCCGGGGCCATGCGACCCACCGAGCGGTACACCGAGCGGACCGCGGAGCGACACGGTGAGCGGTCGAACGCCGAGCGGCAGGTCGACCGGGTCACCGAGCGGTCCACCGGTACGCAGGGGCGGGCCGGGGCCGCGCGGCCGTCCTCCTCGCGCGGCGGAGGTCCGCACTCCCGGCCCGGTACACGGCCCGGGGCCCGGAGCACCTCCACCGGGCGGCGGCCCGCCAACCCCCGGCTGCTGCGTCAGCGTCTCTTCGTCTTCGTCGTGGTGACGTTGATCGTGGCCCTCGGGATCGCCGCGGCGCAGGCGCTCCAGGGCTGA
- a CDS encoding aminoglycoside phosphotransferase family protein, translated as MEETGLVQLHALARATAHPGASSACPCATGVLADRDDGTVVRHGRLVVKSHAPGGDTEELRSRVGVAALPALAEVLLPPLPGPRAALDGRLVTAWPYGTPVDPEHPEAAPWEEAGRLLALLHLTPPPPGLPPMRAPLKAALAVERMRRTAPDHPAAATVLDAWRTLPPRAESRSGGSSALCHGDFHLGQLVRAPHWRLIDVDDLGVGDPAWDLARPAAWFAAGLLPPEVWSRFLGAYEGAGGPATRSPATGGPTTGRAGSGAPGGDPWARLDVPARALTVQTAALALAKSTAEGRPLDEVEHVMVDTCARIASIRTELVPPASP; from the coding sequence GTGGAGGAGACCGGTCTCGTACAGCTGCACGCCCTCGCCCGCGCCACGGCGCACCCGGGGGCGTCCTCGGCGTGCCCGTGCGCGACCGGGGTGCTCGCGGACCGGGACGACGGCACGGTGGTGCGCCACGGGCGTCTGGTCGTGAAGTCGCACGCGCCCGGCGGCGACACGGAGGAGCTCCGGTCGCGGGTCGGCGTCGCGGCCCTGCCCGCCCTGGCGGAGGTGCTCCTGCCGCCGCTGCCCGGCCCCCGCGCGGCGCTCGACGGCCGCCTGGTGACGGCGTGGCCGTACGGCACCCCCGTGGACCCGGAGCACCCGGAAGCGGCCCCGTGGGAGGAGGCGGGCCGCCTCCTCGCGCTGCTGCACCTGACCCCGCCCCCGCCGGGCCTCCCGCCGATGCGCGCCCCGCTGAAGGCGGCGCTGGCCGTGGAGCGGATGCGTCGCACGGCCCCGGACCACCCGGCGGCCGCCACGGTCCTGGACGCCTGGCGCACCCTCCCGCCCCGGGCGGAGTCCCGGAGCGGCGGCTCCTCCGCCCTCTGCCACGGAGACTTCCACCTGGGCCAGCTGGTCCGCGCCCCCCACTGGCGCCTGATCGACGTCGACGACCTGGGCGTCGGCGACCCGGCGTGGGACCTGGCCCGCCCCGCGGCCTGGTTCGCGGCGGGGCTGCTGCCGCCGGAGGTCTGGTCGCGGTTCCTGGGGGCGTACGAGGGGGCCGGCGGCCCGGCGACCAGGAGCCCGGCGACCGGCGGCCCGACCACCGGGCGCGCGGGCTCCGGGGCCCCGGGCGGCGACCCGTGGGCCCGGCTGGACGTCCCGGCCCGCGCCCTGACCGTGCAGACCGCGGCGCTGGCGCTGGCGAAGTCGACGGCGGAGGGGCGCCCGCTGGACGAGGTGGAGCACGTGATGGTCGACACCTGCGCCCGAATCGCCTCGATCCGAACCGAGTTGGTTCCGCCGGCGTCCCCATAA
- a CDS encoding zf-TFIIB domain-containing protein — translation MQCPKCHAPMHTYNRNGVQIEQCSGCRGIFLDYGELEALTRLESQWQAPPAPPAYPAQPAAPAWGAPQHGGHGGHHGHHGGHHRGFGRMLFSS, via the coding sequence ATGCAGTGTCCCAAGTGCCACGCGCCCATGCACACGTACAACCGCAACGGTGTCCAGATCGAGCAGTGCAGCGGCTGCCGGGGCATATTCCTGGACTACGGCGAGCTGGAGGCCCTGACCCGTCTGGAGTCGCAGTGGCAGGCCCCGCCCGCCCCGCCGGCCTACCCGGCGCAGCCCGCGGCTCCGGCCTGGGGCGCTCCGCAGCACGGCGGTCACGGTGGACACCACGGCCACCACGGCGGCCACCACCGCGGGTTCGGCCGGATGCTCTTCTCCTCCTGA
- a CDS encoding chorismate-binding protein: protein MHPLAPMARFGGLLATDLRDVTRDPEALDSSGFWAVCADFEGRLTCARFGDVRPDPVPAPVPGAWRGPAAGDWTSSLDRAAYTAGVRRVREHIARGEVYQANLCRVMSAPLPDPALADVDALTALLARGNPAPYAGTIRLPAHGVEIATASPELFLRREGALVTSGPIKGTGRTADDLLPKDYAENVMIVDLVRNDLGRVCETGSVTVPDLCAVEEHPGLVHLVSTVSGLLREDAGWPGLLAAAFPPGSVTGAPKSSALRIIEALETVPRGPYCGGIGWVDADAGTAELAVGIRTFWIDRAEGALRFGTGAGITWGSDPEGEWAETELKASRLVAIASGAYEASGRAISR from the coding sequence GTGCACCCCCTCGCTCCCATGGCCCGCTTCGGCGGCCTCCTCGCCACCGACCTGCGGGACGTCACCCGTGACCCCGAGGCACTGGACTCCTCGGGCTTCTGGGCCGTCTGCGCGGACTTCGAGGGCCGTCTGACCTGCGCCCGCTTCGGCGACGTGCGGCCGGACCCGGTCCCCGCACCCGTCCCCGGCGCCTGGCGGGGGCCCGCGGCCGGCGACTGGACGTCCTCCCTGGACCGCGCCGCGTACACGGCGGGCGTGCGCCGCGTGCGCGAGCACATCGCGCGCGGGGAGGTGTACCAGGCGAACCTCTGCCGGGTGATGTCCGCGCCGCTGCCCGATCCGGCCCTCGCCGACGTGGACGCGCTCACCGCCCTCCTCGCCCGCGGCAACCCGGCCCCTTACGCGGGGACGATCCGGCTGCCGGCGCACGGGGTGGAGATCGCCACCGCGTCCCCGGAGCTCTTCCTGCGCCGCGAGGGGGCTCTGGTGACCTCCGGGCCGATCAAGGGCACCGGGCGCACGGCCGACGATCTGCTCCCGAAGGACTACGCGGAGAACGTGATGATCGTCGACCTGGTCCGCAACGACCTCGGCCGGGTCTGCGAGACCGGCAGCGTCACCGTGCCCGACCTGTGCGCGGTCGAGGAGCACCCCGGCCTGGTCCACCTGGTCTCCACCGTCAGCGGGCTGCTGCGCGAGGACGCGGGCTGGCCCGGGCTGCTGGCCGCAGCCTTCCCGCCCGGGTCCGTCACGGGCGCGCCCAAGTCCAGCGCCCTGCGGATCATCGAGGCCCTGGAGACCGTCCCGCGCGGCCCCTACTGCGGCGGCATCGGCTGGGTCGACGCGGACGCGGGCACCGCCGAGCTCGCCGTCGGCATACGCACCTTCTGGATCGACCGGGCCGAGGGCGCGCTCCGCTTCGGCACCGGCGCCGGGATCACCTGGGGATCGGACCCCGAGGGCGAGTGGGCGGAGACCGAGCTGAAGGCCTCGCGCCTGGTCGCGATAGCGTCGGGCGCGTACGAGGCGAGCGGAAGGGCCATATCTCGATGA
- a CDS encoding aminotransferase class IV — protein sequence MKLWVNGALHDAETAQVSVLDHGLTVGDGIFETVKAERGETFALTLHLERLTRSARGLGLPDPDLDEVRRACAAVLEANPMELGRLRITYTGGLSPLGSERGDAGPSLVVALGGTSRRPDSTAVITVPWTRNERGALTGLKTTSYAENVVALARARERGASEALFGNTVGQLCEGTGSNVFVVLDGRVHTPPVSSGCLAGITRALAVEWTGAVETDLPLEVLESAEEIFLTSTLRDVQAVHRVDGRELAGAPGPVTAKAMRVFDERAAQDRDPRLG from the coding sequence ATGAAACTCTGGGTCAACGGCGCACTGCACGACGCCGAGACCGCGCAGGTGTCCGTCCTCGACCACGGTCTGACCGTGGGCGACGGCATCTTCGAGACGGTCAAGGCCGAGCGCGGCGAAACCTTTGCTCTCACCCTCCACCTGGAGCGGCTCACCCGCTCCGCGCGCGGCCTCGGGCTGCCCGACCCGGACCTCGACGAGGTCCGCCGGGCCTGCGCCGCCGTCCTGGAGGCGAACCCGATGGAGCTCGGCCGGCTCCGCATCACGTACACCGGCGGCCTCTCCCCGCTCGGCTCCGAGCGCGGCGACGCGGGCCCCAGCCTCGTCGTGGCCCTCGGCGGGACGAGCCGGCGCCCCGACTCCACCGCGGTGATCACCGTCCCGTGGACGCGCAACGAGCGCGGCGCGCTCACGGGCCTGAAGACCACCTCGTACGCGGAGAACGTCGTGGCCCTCGCCAGGGCGCGGGAGCGGGGGGCCTCGGAGGCGCTCTTCGGCAACACCGTCGGGCAGCTCTGCGAGGGCACCGGCTCCAACGTCTTCGTGGTGCTCGACGGCCGCGTCCACACCCCGCCGGTCTCCTCCGGCTGCCTCGCGGGCATCACGCGCGCGCTCGCCGTGGAGTGGACCGGGGCCGTGGAGACCGACCTCCCGCTGGAGGTGCTGGAGAGCGCCGAGGAGATCTTCCTGACCTCGACGCTGCGGGACGTCCAGGCCGTCCACCGGGTGGACGGCCGGGAGCTCGCCGGGGCACCGGGGCCGGTCACCGCCAAGGCGATGCGGGTCTTCGACGAGCGGGCCGCCCAGGACCGGGATCCGCGCCTCGGATAG
- a CDS encoding GNAT family N-acetyltransferase, with protein MTTTLRPSEPLQQSADGGRSRGYDICVNSRRVGSVRLSTDAAFGGAVGVIEDLAVDERDRGRGRGTVAALASEEVLRGWGCGEVRISVPTAAAPALRLAGALGYTERSRNMVKELAGEMPELPRGFAFRPVTEPEFAEWSARSMAAFAQSWIDRGMPAELAFAKAEDSRRRFLPEGLATPGVSVVVAVRDGDVVGYLWTGGIELEPGDRAGFVFEVEVAEEQRGKGYGRGLMVLAERLSLAAGESLLGLHVFAGNTPAIRLYESLGYRTTHVNSAKTLR; from the coding sequence ATGACCACCACCCTGCGGCCGTCCGAGCCGCTCCAGCAGTCCGCCGACGGCGGCCGTTCGCGCGGCTACGACATCTGTGTGAACAGCCGCCGGGTCGGTTCCGTCCGGCTCTCCACCGACGCGGCCTTCGGCGGCGCCGTGGGCGTGATCGAGGACCTCGCGGTCGACGAGCGTGACCGGGGCAGGGGGCGCGGCACGGTGGCGGCGCTCGCCTCGGAGGAGGTGCTGCGCGGCTGGGGCTGCGGCGAGGTGCGGATCTCGGTGCCCACGGCGGCGGCGCCCGCGCTGCGGCTGGCCGGCGCGCTCGGCTACACCGAGCGCAGCCGGAACATGGTCAAGGAGCTGGCCGGCGAGATGCCGGAGCTGCCGCGGGGCTTCGCGTTCCGGCCGGTCACCGAGCCGGAGTTCGCGGAGTGGTCGGCGCGGTCCATGGCCGCCTTCGCGCAGAGCTGGATCGACCGGGGGATGCCGGCGGAGCTGGCCTTCGCCAAGGCCGAGGACAGCCGCCGCAGGTTCCTGCCGGAGGGTCTCGCGACCCCGGGCGTCTCGGTGGTCGTCGCCGTGCGGGACGGGGACGTCGTGGGGTACCTCTGGACCGGCGGGATCGAGCTGGAGCCGGGGGACCGCGCGGGCTTCGTCTTCGAGGTCGAGGTCGCCGAGGAGCAGCGCGGCAAGGGGTACGGCCGGGGCCTGATGGTGCTGGCCGAGCGCCTGTCGCTGGCGGCCGGGGAGAGCCTGCTCGGACTGCACGTCTTCGCGGGCAACACCCCGGCGATCCGGCTCTACGAGTCGCTGGGCTACCGCACGACCCACGTCAACAGCGCCAAGACGCTGCGGTAG
- a CDS encoding DsbA family protein — protein MSESTTPASPVVLEAWFDLQCPDCFKALDDVRALREKYGERIDVQLRHFPLAKHKHAYAAAQAAEEATEQGKGWEYTEALLARTEELGERGEPVLLEVAGELGLDAEEFDTALIDGRHLLTVDADEAEGKAIKVTGTPTYVIDGERLDGGQSQDGLRERIEEITDRLLKG, from the coding sequence ATGAGTGAGTCCACCACCCCCGCCTCCCCCGTCGTCCTGGAGGCCTGGTTCGACCTCCAGTGCCCCGACTGCTTCAAGGCGCTCGACGACGTGCGCGCGCTGCGCGAGAAGTACGGCGAGCGCATCGACGTACAGCTGCGCCACTTCCCGCTGGCCAAGCACAAGCACGCGTACGCCGCCGCCCAGGCCGCCGAGGAGGCGACCGAGCAGGGCAAGGGCTGGGAGTACACCGAGGCGCTGCTGGCCAGGACCGAGGAGCTCGGCGAGCGCGGCGAGCCGGTCCTGCTGGAGGTGGCGGGCGAACTGGGCCTGGACGCCGAGGAGTTCGACACCGCCCTGATCGACGGCCGGCACCTGCTGACGGTCGACGCGGACGAGGCCGAGGGCAAGGCGATCAAGGTCACCGGCACCCCGACCTACGTGATCGACGGCGAGCGGCTCGACGGCGGCCAGAGCCAGGACGGCCTGCGCGAGCGCATCGAGGAGATCACCGACCGCCTCCTGAAGGGCTGA
- a CDS encoding CGNR zinc finger domain-containing protein, translating to MLIPHDTRIALDTVVDLMNTAPQGDREDELDDIPALRTFVRAHKISDVGELGAGDLRAVRDVRDRFTAVFSAPDARIAATLINQLVASAGTTPQLTDHDGYDWHVHYFAPGASVSDHLAADCGMALAFIVVAGEQERLRRCEAPDCGRAFVDLSRNRSRRYCDSRTCGNRLHVAAYRARRKEAAG from the coding sequence GTGCTCATCCCCCACGACACCCGGATCGCCCTCGACACCGTCGTCGATCTGATGAACACCGCCCCCCAGGGCGACCGCGAGGACGAGCTCGACGACATCCCGGCGCTGCGGACCTTCGTGCGCGCCCACAAGATCAGCGACGTGGGCGAGCTGGGGGCCGGGGACCTGCGGGCCGTACGGGACGTGCGCGACCGCTTCACCGCGGTCTTCTCCGCCCCGGACGCCCGGATCGCGGCCACCCTGATCAACCAGCTGGTCGCCTCCGCGGGCACGACCCCGCAGCTCACGGACCACGACGGCTACGACTGGCACGTGCACTACTTCGCGCCGGGCGCCTCGGTCTCCGACCACCTGGCGGCCGACTGCGGCATGGCGCTGGCCTTCATCGTCGTGGCGGGCGAGCAGGAGCGGCTGCGCCGCTGCGAGGCGCCGGACTGCGGCCGGGCCTTCGTCGACCTCTCCCGCAACCGCTCCCGCCGCTACTGCGACAGCCGGACCTGCGGAAACCGCCTCCACGTCGCCGCCTACCGGGCCCGCCGCAAGGAAGCCGCGGGCTGA
- a CDS encoding SsgA family sporulation/cell division regulator — MNTTVSCELHLRLVVSSESSLPVPAGLRYDTADPYAVHATFHTGAEETVEWVFARDLLAEGLHRPTGTGDVRVWPSRSHGQGVVCIALSSPEGEALLEAPARALESFLKRTDAAVPPGTEHRHFDLDTELSHILADS; from the coding sequence ATGAACACCACGGTCAGCTGCGAGCTGCACCTGCGCCTCGTTGTGTCGAGCGAGTCATCACTGCCTGTACCCGCGGGCCTGCGGTATGACACGGCCGATCCGTATGCCGTGCACGCCACCTTCCACACCGGAGCCGAAGAGACGGTCGAATGGGTCTTCGCCCGCGACCTTCTCGCCGAGGGGCTGCACCGGCCCACCGGCACGGGCGACGTCCGGGTCTGGCCGTCCCGTAGCCATGGCCAGGGCGTCGTCTGCATCGCGCTGAGCTCTCCCGAGGGCGAAGCCCTGCTCGAGGCCCCTGCGAGGGCCCTGGAGTCGTTCCTGAAGAGGACCGACGCTGCCGTGCCACCGGGCACCGAGCACCGGCACTTCGACCTCGACACGGAGCTCTCCCACATCCTGGCCGACAGCTGA
- a CDS encoding TIGR02611 family protein: MNAESDERTGESAVDGERGPEKPGGGGGEAELGSRAPEFIKARRTLHLSWQVGVFVVGLAVVGAGIVMLPLPGPGWLVIFAGMAIWATEFVWAQLVLRWTKRKVTEAAQRALDPKVRRRNIILTTVGLVIVAALCAVYLWKFGFVMPWKIDE; encoded by the coding sequence ATGAATGCGGAGAGTGACGAGCGCACGGGGGAGTCCGCGGTGGACGGCGAGCGCGGTCCGGAGAAGCCCGGAGGCGGCGGTGGCGAGGCCGAGCTGGGGTCCAGGGCCCCCGAGTTCATCAAGGCCCGCCGGACCCTGCACCTGAGCTGGCAGGTCGGCGTCTTCGTCGTGGGCCTCGCCGTCGTCGGCGCCGGCATCGTGATGCTGCCCCTGCCCGGCCCCGGCTGGCTGGTGATCTTCGCCGGCATGGCGATCTGGGCGACCGAGTTCGTCTGGGCCCAGCTGGTGCTCCGCTGGACCAAGCGGAAGGTCACCGAGGCGGCCCAGCGGGCCCTCGACCCCAAGGTCCGGCGCCGGAACATCATCCTCACCACGGTCGGTCTGGTGATCGTCGCGGCACTCTGCGCCGTCTACCTCTGGAAGTTCGGCTTCGTCATGCCGTGGAAGATCGACGAGTGA
- a CDS encoding SCO7613 C-terminal domain-containing membrane protein: MDSSLPPAEELVLVDRELARLDARRAQLLARRDWLLRVLYAPVAAPAAPRPAAEATPRSAQNVLLTLGGVLLTVAAVAFTLVSWGSMGIGGRAAVLGVVTSAALLAPVALLRKGLRSTAESVAALGLVLTLLDAYALHRVALPETDALGYTASAAAVLAAVWAAYGAALTGLRVPLPAAVAAAQLPLPLGVLAAGGGVLSFAWAALATAVLDLALARRTGPAPVRISAFVTAGALGGWALLTGLALSAGTPLRAAPLLLACTAVLLYVAVRTAPAALPTAALAGLALIAAAGGPLRTALPEVWAVPGYALCAVVLAAVALRVRVGSAALRAVARSSAAAVRRGLAGAGGGVLALALAWALPPVATGLLAPLARTTAPWSGEHADPLLDGYPATAPLVLLLAAAALAAVPRRWARCGALALAWALLTALPVSLELPYPATLALLLLTAGAALGTAVRPSLATRGLPAPAEDAAPAEAVAWLAFAGGLGSALGAVALGLDVRAATFAVLGAVLALFAGAAVLGTGARRIVAACGAVLAAAGLVGAGAVAAHASAAVTGLVLLTVPAATAGVGAWLGRRPVAPAVEGAGAAVALCALGLTVERPALSALALALCGVLAAATAVRPERRPVASWAAAVLFLLAAWVRLAVWEVTTPEAYTLPVTVPALAVGVLRRRRDPEASSWTAYGPGLAVTLLPSLLAAWTDPQWARPLLLGLGALAVTLLGARFRLQALLVLGGAVLALDGLHELAPYVVQAVGALPRWLPPALAGLLLLAVGATYEQRLRDARRLRERLGRMH; this comes from the coding sequence ATGGACTCCTCCCTGCCTCCCGCGGAAGAGCTGGTGCTCGTCGACCGCGAACTGGCCCGACTCGACGCCCGCCGGGCCCAGTTGCTGGCCCGCCGGGACTGGCTGCTGCGGGTGCTGTACGCGCCGGTGGCCGCTCCCGCGGCGCCGCGGCCCGCCGCCGAGGCGACGCCGCGCAGCGCGCAGAACGTACTGCTCACCCTCGGCGGCGTGCTGCTGACCGTCGCGGCCGTCGCCTTCACCCTGGTGAGCTGGGGTTCGATGGGCATCGGCGGCCGGGCGGCCGTCCTCGGCGTCGTGACCTCGGCGGCGCTGCTGGCGCCGGTGGCGCTGCTGCGCAAGGGGCTGCGTTCCACCGCGGAGTCGGTGGCCGCCCTCGGCCTGGTCCTCACGCTGCTCGACGCCTACGCCCTGCACCGGGTGGCCCTCCCGGAGACGGACGCCCTGGGCTACACGGCGAGCGCCGCCGCGGTGCTGGCCGCCGTCTGGGCCGCGTACGGCGCCGCCCTGACCGGGCTGCGGGTCCCGCTCCCGGCGGCCGTGGCCGCGGCCCAACTGCCGCTGCCCCTCGGGGTGCTGGCCGCCGGCGGCGGGGTGCTGTCCTTCGCGTGGGCGGCGCTGGCCACGGCCGTCCTCGACCTGGCGCTCGCCCGCCGCACCGGGCCGGCCCCGGTCCGGATCAGCGCCTTCGTCACGGCCGGTGCGCTCGGCGGCTGGGCGCTGCTCACCGGCCTCGCCCTGTCGGCCGGGACGCCACTGCGCGCGGCCCCGCTGCTGCTGGCCTGCACGGCGGTCCTGCTGTACGTGGCGGTCCGCACCGCCCCGGCGGCGCTGCCCACGGCCGCGCTGGCCGGTCTGGCCCTGATCGCCGCGGCCGGCGGTCCGCTGCGCACGGCGCTCCCCGAGGTCTGGGCGGTGCCGGGGTACGCCCTGTGCGCGGTGGTCCTGGCCGCGGTGGCCCTGCGGGTCCGGGTCGGGTCCGCCGCCCTGCGCGCCGTGGCGCGCTCCTCGGCCGCGGCCGTGCGACGGGGTCTGGCCGGCGCCGGCGGCGGCGTGCTCGCCCTGGCGCTGGCCTGGGCGCTGCCGCCGGTGGCGACGGGGCTCCTGGCGCCGCTCGCGCGCACGACGGCGCCCTGGTCGGGTGAGCACGCGGATCCGCTCCTGGACGGCTACCCCGCCACGGCCCCGCTGGTCCTGCTGCTCGCGGCGGCCGCCCTGGCGGCGGTCCCCCGCCGCTGGGCCCGCTGTGGCGCGCTCGCCCTGGCCTGGGCGCTGCTCACCGCCCTGCCGGTGTCCCTGGAGCTCCCGTACCCGGCGACGCTCGCGCTCCTGCTCCTGACGGCCGGCGCCGCCCTGGGCACGGCCGTGCGCCCCTCGCTCGCGACCCGCGGGCTGCCCGCGCCGGCGGAGGACGCCGCGCCCGCCGAGGCCGTGGCGTGGCTCGCGTTCGCCGGCGGGCTCGGGTCCGCCCTCGGGGCCGTCGCCCTGGGGCTGGACGTGCGGGCGGCGACGTTCGCGGTGCTCGGAGCGGTCCTCGCGCTGTTCGCCGGGGCCGCGGTGCTCGGGACCGGTGCGCGGCGGATCGTCGCGGCCTGCGGCGCGGTGCTCGCCGCGGCCGGCCTGGTCGGCGCGGGGGCGGTGGCCGCGCACGCGTCCGCCGCGGTGACCGGGCTCGTGCTGCTGACCGTGCCGGCCGCGACCGCCGGGGTCGGGGCGTGGCTGGGCCGCCGGCCGGTGGCGCCGGCGGTGGAGGGCGCGGGGGCCGCCGTGGCGCTGTGCGCGCTCGGGCTGACCGTGGAACGGCCCGCGCTGTCGGCGCTCGCGCTCGCCCTCTGCGGGGTGCTCGCCGCGGCCACGGCGGTCCGGCCCGAGCGGCGCCCGGTCGCCTCGTGGGCCGCCGCGGTGCTGTTCCTGCTCGCCGCCTGGGTGCGGCTCGCGGTCTGGGAGGTGACGACCCCGGAGGCGTACACGCTGCCGGTGACCGTCCCGGCGCTGGCCGTGGGCGTGCTGCGGCGGCGCAGGGACCCGGAGGCCTCGTCCTGGACGGCGTACGGGCCGGGTCTCGCCGTGACGCTGCTGCCGAGCCTCCTGGCGGCCTGGACGGACCCGCAGTGGGCGCGCCCGCTGCTGCTGGGGCTCGGGGCGCTCGCGGTGACGCTGCTCGGCGCCCGGTTCCGGCTGCAGGCGCTGCTGGTGCTCGGCGGCGCGGTGCTGGCCCTGGACGGGTTGCACGAGCTCGCGCCGTACGTGGTGCAGGCGGTGGGCGCGCTGCCCCGCTGGCTGCCGCCGGCCCTCGCGGGTCTGCTGCTCCTCGCGGTGGGGGCGACCTACGAGCAGCGGCTGCGCGACGCCCGTCGGCTGCGGGAGCGGCTGGGGCGGATGCACTGA